The following coding sequences lie in one Musa acuminata AAA Group cultivar baxijiao chromosome BXJ1-8, Cavendish_Baxijiao_AAA, whole genome shotgun sequence genomic window:
- the LOC135680282 gene encoding uncharacterized protein LOC135680282, with protein MVQSIIPLVSGTLHPRAAEPVRQQEPPAQAQAQPLELPTLPQVPSSPLRDRVMVDQRGHTQPEAFPLASMDSLRAQLLLVSQRLDEVQKEVRRSRGELGEDVHQGSPFVPEIRDQTVPQNFRLPSLDTYDGSTDPADHVAAFRTQMALYGTSDALMCRAFPTTLRGPARTWYGGLRTGTVASFDQLARDFELNFLTSARPKPSAALLLGLHQREDESLSHFVNRFATQIWGLSDTHPSLLMQAFMEGLRPPRFFWSLIERPPSAVPEMLQRANQFVAAEAWMAGKQEKHTRVRPEPARGQQPAAIRRKLDQPNLPAPRPPLPPLGASRTEIFLQIKERGLLRAPVPMKNPRELADQSKHCRFHRQNGHDTEDCRELKWQIEELARGGHLTRYVRRNGELSPLPKGPVERHIDVITGGPVAGVTSMSGRKAYARSAGMDAPQHGPDPKVAFPPKDAKSLEHDDTLVIMARIANAQVRRIMIDTGSSADVLYLDAFRKLGLAKESLKPICSALTGFTSDSVSPLGTVTLPLTLGAPPRTKTVMSTFLVVDLPAAYNAILGHPTLNKVRAIVSIYHQTVKFPTLTGTGEVWGSTRESRRCYLTAVSLHKRARTDQPPEDPREEKRPTPHLESIAPTCDMPLIEDRPDRTVQVGLELPGQERE; from the coding sequence atggtacagtccatcatTCCACTCGTCTCCGGAACACTGCACCCGCGGGCCGCCGAACCGGTGCGACAGCAGGAACCGCCTGCTCAGGCTCAGGCGCAGCCCCTGGAGCTTCCCACTTTGCCTCAGGTTCCATCGTCCCCACTCAGGGATCGAGTGATGGTGGACCAGAGAGGCCACACCCAACCCGAGGCCTTTCCTTTGGCCTCGATGGACTCCCTGCGAGCTCAGTTGCTCCTCGTCAGTCAACGGCTTGACGAGGTTCAAAAGGAGGTCCGCAGGTCAAGAGGAGAGCTTGGGGAGGATGTACATCAGGGGTCCCCTTTCGTCCCCGAAATACGGGATCAAACAGTCCCACAGAACTTTCGTCTCCCCTCTCTGGACACatacgatggctccaccgacccagcggaTCATGTAGCTGCCTTCCGCACCCAAATGGCACTGTATGGAACTTCTGACgctctgatgtgcagggcgttccccacTACACTAAGAGGACCAGCCCGCACTTGGTACGGAGGCCTGAGGACCGGAACGGTCGCATCGTTCGACCAACTCGCTAGAGATTTCGAGCTCAACTTCTTAACCAGCGCACGGCCGAAACCGTCCGCCGCCTTGCTTCTCGGGCTACATCAGAGGGAGGATGAGTCCCTCTCCCACTTCGTGAACCGTTTTGCCACGCAGATCTGGGGATTAtccgacactcacccctctctgttgatgcaggcGTTCATGGAGGGACTGCGACCTCCCCGATTCTTCTGGTCCCTCATTGAGAGACCCCCCTCCGCGGTACCCGAGATGCTTCAGCGGGCGAACCAGTTCGTCGCGGCAGAGGCTTGGATGGCCGGAAAGCAGGAAAAGCACACAAGGGTTAGACCGGAGCCGGCCCGTGGGCAGCAACCTGCCGCGATAAGGCGCAAGCTGGACCAACCCAACCTGCCCGCTCCGAGGCCTCCTCTGCCCCCTCTAGGCGCGTCCCGAACGGAGATATTTCTCCAGATAAAGGAGAGAGGGTTGCTCAGGGCGCCCGTTCCGATGAAAAACCCACGAGAGCTCGCCGACCAATCCAAGCATTGCCGCTTTCACAGGCAAAATGGACACGACACCGAAGACTGCCGCGAACTGAAATGGCAGATCGAGGAGCTTGCCCGCGGGGGTCACCTCACTCGGTATGTCCGACGTAACGGGGAGCTCTCGCCGCTCCCGAAGGGCCCCGTGGAGCGCCACATTGATGTCATCACTGGAGGACCGGTGGCTGGGGTAACCAGTATGTCCGGGAGAAAGGCATACGCCCGTTCCGCCGGGATGGACGCTCCCCAACATGGCCCCGACCCCAAGGTCGCATTCCCCCCCAAGGACGCCAAGTCACTGGAGCACGACGACACGCTTGTGATAATGGCTCGAATCGCTAACGCCCAGGTGAGGAGAATTATGATCGACACCGGGAGCTCAGCCGACGTGCTCTATCTGGATGCCTTCCGAAAGTTGGGGTTAGCCAAAGAATCCCTAAAACCTATCTGCTCGGCGCTCACGGGATTCACAAGCGATTCAGTCTCACCATTGGGGACTGTTACCTTGCCCCTCACCCTGGGAGCGCCGCCCAGAACAAAGACGGTGATGTCCACCTTCTTGGTGGTAGATCTTCCTGCTGCCTACAATGCCATCCTCGGCCACCCCACCCTCAACAAAGTTAGAGCTATAGTTTCCATCTATCACCAAACGGTGAAGTTTCCTACCCTCACCGGGACAGGGGAAGTTTGGGGAAGTACCCGAGAGTCCAGACGATGCTATCTGACGGCGGTCTCGCTGCACAAAAGAGCAAGGACCGACCAACCTCCAGAAGACCCGAGAGAAGAGAAGCGGCCGACACCACACCTGGAGTCGATAGCGCCCACTTGTGACATGCCTTTGATAGAGGATCGCCCGGACCGGACGGTCCAGGTCGGGTTGGAACTCCCTGGGCAAGAACGAGAGTAG